CCTGATCATTGCTGGCGCAAGCCGCTTTAGATGCCTCATACAACTCGCGCAGTTCTGCAAACTTAATCCGCGCTTCTTCAGGATCAGGTCCTGTATCAACTGGGTCAGCCGCGTCTTCGTCATCCTCTTCTTCAACGACTGCCACTGCGTCTTCTTCAGCCGCAATCGTCGCCTCTTCCAACTCTTCCGGCACAGTAACCTGAAACGCCGTCAGGTCTTCATCAGGGTTAACAAAGCCATTGATGATGTCGGTTAAACGGATTTCCTCGGAATCAATCAGGCTGGCTTTTTCCAGCAGAACTTCCGTCGAGGCTGGGTATTGCGCCAACGCCCGCAGAATTTCGTTCAAACCCTCTTCGATACGGATCGCAATCTGAATTTCGCCTTCACGAGTCAAGAGTTCCACAGTACCCATTTCGCGCATATACATACGCACTGGGTCAGTGGTTCGCCCAAAATCGCCATCCACATTCGCCAACGCAGCGGCTGCTTCTTCAGCGGCTTCATCGTCGGCTTGTACCGCTTCATCGTTTAGCAGTAAGGAATCGGCATCCGGGGCATGTTCATACACCGTTATGCCCATATCGTTGATCATCGCAACAATATCTTCAATCTGCTCCGGGTCAACGATGGTATCGGGAAGGTGGTCGTTGACCTCAGCATAGGTGAGGTAGCCCTGCTCCTTACCTTTGGCAATTAACTCTTTCAAGCTGGACTGCTGCTCTTCTTGACTCATGCCCTAAAACTCTCTGGAAAAAAGGTCGGTAACTATATCACATTTTTCTAAAATGCAACCACATGTGCTCGCTCACGCCCCCGGACTTTTATAGTCCTGGAGCAGTAAATAAGCTAAATCACTACGTTCTTGCTCGCTCAATGCTTGGGTTTGACCCCGATGCAACAAAGCTTCAAGTTGCTTTTGACGCGATTGCCGTCTGATTTGTTGCAGACAGTCGGCAAATTCACGCCGTATAACGGTTTCATCATCCGTCTCAGGTCGCCAGTTGGTGAGGCGCTGAATAATAGCCTCATGTTCCGTCTGGCGAAAACGCTCTAATAGACCCGCCAAATGTATATGGGGGTTCTCCTCGATATTTTCAATGATAGCCGCCAGCAATGCTGTACCGGGCAAGTCATAGCCAAGAATTTGCTCGGAACTGCCCGCCACCTCCACCAACGTCGGGTAGTGCAATAGCAAGGCGATCGCGTGCCTTATCGGCGTGCGGCGTACATCTTGGTCGCCCAAACGCGCCTGATTATAGGCGAGCGGCGCATCCCCCGTTGAATTTTTTTTCAGGTGGCGGCGCACAACTTCCAAAGGCGTGTCGGTAAGTGTAGACAATTCTCCGAGAATTTGCTCGCGCAACAAAATAACCGGCATGGTGGCAAGCAATTTCAAACCGTCACTTAACAGGCGTGCTTTGCCTTCCTTGGTGCTCAAATTGAAACGTTCTTTCAACACTGCCAATAAATAAGCACTGAGTGTGAGTGCCTTGGCCAAGCTTGCTTCAAACGCTTCTTTACCGATTTGGCGGATTTGCGTATCGGGGTCTTCACCTTGCGGCAAAAACAAAAAGCGGATCTCTTTATCATCACGCAACTCTGGCAAGGCATTGTCCAAGGCTCGCCATGCCGCATCCCGCCCCGCACGGTCGCCATCAAAACAAAACACCACCTCCGGCACCAGACGCAATAATTGGCGGATGTGTTCCGGCGTGGTCGCCGTTCCCAAGGTTGCGACCGCATAGGTAATGCCGTATTGCGCCAGCGCAATCACATCCATATAACCTTCGACCACCAACAAACGTTCCAGCTTGCGGGTATCGTTACGCGCTTCAAACAGACCGTAAAGCTCAGCGCCTTTGTGGAACACCTCGGTTTCGGGTGAGTTCAGGTACTTGGGTGAACCATCGCCAATCACCCGCCCGCCAAAACCAATGACCCGCCCGCGCCGATCCCGGATCGGGAACATAATGCGCTCCCGAAAACGGTCATACACCCGCCCGGCGTCATTGCGAATCGCCATACCGCTGGCGACCAATTTATCCTCCCCGTAACGGGCTAATTCGCGCCCCAGCGAACTATTCGGCGGGGAAAACCCCAAACCAAAGCGTTTTGCCACGTCACTGCTCAAACCACGGCGTTGCAAATACCCAAGCGCATCAGGGTTTTGCGGCAATTGTGCTTGAAACCATACCGCTGCCTCTTCCAGCAAGGTATACAGGTTTTTATCTTTACGCGGGCGTTTTGGGGCATCCTCTGCACCTTCACGGGGAACCTGCACCCCAATGGTGCGAGCTAACGCCTCAATTGCCTCCGGGTATTCAAGATGTTCGTATTCCATTAAAAAAGTAATGGCCGACCCGTGTACCCCGCAACCAAAACAATGGTAGAACTGTTTGGTCGGACTCACCGTGAAAGAAGGCGTTTTTTCATTATGAAACGGGCAACACGCGGTATATTCGCGCCCTGCCTTTTTTAATGGCACACGCCCACCGATCACGTCGATAATGTCGACGCGAGCTAACAGTTGGTCAATGAACTCTTTTGGGATGCGACCTGCTGTACTCATAAGCTGTGTGCGATCTTGCTCCGTTGTGCTGGTAGCGTAGTATACGCTAATTAAGACCATGCTTTCTGGGCATGTCGACAAAAACGCGCTAAGGTGTCTAGCCCTAAACTGGCATTTTAGTCCATAATACTCGCCCTTTTATCGCCTGAGACTACGATGAGATACACTGAACTACCCCCATCGCAAGGGCTTTACGACCCTGGCTTTGAACACGATGCATGTGGCATGGGCTTTGTGGCTCACCTGAAAGGTGTCAAGTCACATCAAATCGTCCAACAGGCATTAAAAGTATTAACCCACATGGAACACCGTGGCGCTTGCGGCTGTGAGGAAAATACCGGCGACGGCTCAGGCATCCTGCTCCAGCTTCCGCATGAATTCCTCGTATCAGAGTGCAAATCACTCAATATTAAACTGCCCGCGCCCGGTCATTATGCGACGGGCATGGTGTTCCTGCCACAAGATGCCGACGCACGCGCTGAGGTTGCCGCAATCTTCGCCCGCATCATCGAAGAAGAAGGTCAAACCCTGCTCGGCTGGCGTGATGTCCCCACGAACCCTACCCCGATCGGCAAAACGGCGCTCAAAGCCATGCCCTTCATTCGCATGGCGTTCATTGCCAAATCTGACGACATTGCGGAAGGCATCGACTTTGAACGCAAGCTGTATGTTATCCGCAAGCGCACGCAAAATAGCGTGGATACCCCAGACGTTGCCGGGCATATTTATTTCCCCAGCCTGTCTTCACGCACGCTGGTCTACAAAGGGATGCTGACCACCGAACAGGTCGGGCAGTTCTACAAGGATTTAAGCAACCCGCACATGAAAACCGCCATTGCGATGATCCACTCGCGGTTTTCCACCAACACCTTCCCAAGCTGGGAACGGGCGCACCCCAACCGTTACCTGATCCATAATGGTGAAATCAACACCATGCGCGGTAACGTTAACTGGATGAATGCGCGTCAGGGCGTTATCAAAACCGACGTATTCAATACCGAAGTCGGCAAGCTGTTCCCCATTGTGAACCCCAACGGCAGTGACTCCGCGATGTTTGATAACACGCTGGAATTCATGTACTTGTCGGGCTATTCCCTGCCCCATGCCATGATGATGATGGTTCCCGAACCTTGGTCTAACCATGAAAGCATGAGCGCGGAAAAGAAAGCCTTCTACGAGTACCACAGTTGCTTAATGGAACCGTGGGATGGCCCTGCGGCAATGGGTTTCACCGATGGCACATTGGTGGGTGCGACGCTAGATCGTAACGGTTTACGCCCATCCCGTTACTACATCACCAACGATGACATGATCATTCTCGCCTCAGAAGTCGGTGTATTGGATGATCTCGACCAAAGCACCATCGTATCCAAGCAACGCCTGCAACCTGGGCGTATGTTGCTGGTTGATACCGCACAAGGGCGCATCATTGCGGACGAAGAAATCAAGCAACAAATGGCAACTGCAAAGCCTTACCAAGATTGGTTGGCGAACAATTTAGTGGAGCTGGCTGACCTGCCAGAAGCACCGCATCATGTGCTGCCGGAACACGAAACGCTGGTACAGCGTCAGAAAATGTTCGGCTACACCTACGAAGATGTGCGCAAAGTGCTGGTGCCAATGGCGTTGACCGGTATCGACCCCTTAGGTGCAATGGGCATCGACTCACCGATTGCCGTACTCTCTAATCAGGCGCAGCCATTATTCAACTATTTCAAGCAGTTGTTTGCACAGGTAACGAACCCACCGATTGACTCTATCCGTGAAGAGATCGTTACCTCCTCGTACACCACACTGGGTTCAGAAGGTGACATTACTGCGCCGAATGCCGCCAGTTGCCAACAAATCTTGCTGAAGACCCCGATTTTGGGCAATGAAGAGTTAGCCAAACTCACTCACGTGCAGCGTGAAGGTTTCCAATGCGTCACATTGCCAATCACCTTCCGTGCACGTGAAGGCGAAGCGGGTCTGGAAACCGCCCTCGAACACTTGTTTGCCGCCGCTGATCATGCCATCGACAACGGTGCTAATTTGATCGTGCTGTCTGACCGCTTGGCAGATGCCGATAATGCGCCGATTCCGTCACTGTTGGCGGTTGCTGGCTTGCATCACCATTTGATTCGTGACGGCAAGCGTACCCGCGTGAGTTTGATTCTTGAATCCGGCGAACCGCGTGAAGTGCACCATTTCTGCACCTTATTGGGTTACGGTGCGCAAGCCATTAACCCGTACTTGGCGTTTGAATCACTGGAGGATTTGATCCGTGAAGGTTTGTTGCCTAACCTTAAGCACGATTATGCCGTTCAGAAATACATCAAGGCGGTCACGAAAGGGGTGATTAAGGTGATGTCGAAAATCGGCATTTCCACGATCCAGTCTTACCGTGGTGCACAAATTTTTGAAGCACTGGGTATCAACAAGACGGTTATCGACAAGTATTTCACCGCTACCGCTTCACGCATTGGCGGGATCGACTTGACTATCATCGCCAAAGAAGCCTTGATGCGTCACCAATTGGCGTATGACCATCACGATGCCGAACAGCGCTCCCTGAAAGCGGGTAACGTGTTCCAGTGGCGTAATGAGGAAGAAGAGCACCAATACAACCCAGCCACCATTTACGCCCTGCAAAAGGCAGTACGGCTGGGCGACTACGGTTTGTACAAGCAATACAGCCGCTTGATGCACGAAGATGCTGAAGTCAAATTCAACTTGCGCAACTTGTTGGAGTTCAACTTTGCCGCACAGCCTATTACACTGAGTGAAGTGGAGCCTGCCAGTACCATTGTAAAACGCTTCAAATCCGGCGCAATGTCTTTCGGCTCCATCAGCCAAGAAGCACACGAAGCCTTGGCGATTGCGATGAACCGTCTTGGCGGGCGTTCCAACTCCGGTGAAGGTGGCGAAGATCCGGCACGTTTCATTCCCGACGCCAACGGCGATTCGCGTAACAGTGCCATCAAGCAGGTGGCATCTGGGCGTTTCGGTGTCACCAGTCACTACCTGAATAATGCGCAGGAAATCCAGATCAAGCTGGCACAAGGCGCAAAACCGGGTGAAGGTGGTCAGTTGCCGGGCAAGAAAGTCTATCCGTGGGTAGCGCGAGTGCGTGGCACAACACCGGGCGTGGGCTTAATTTCGCCACCACCGCATCATGATATTTACTCGATTGAAGATTTGGCACAGCTCATTCATGACCTGAAAAACGCCAACAAACGTGCACGCATCAACGTCAAGTTGGTATCCGAAGTCGGGGTCGGCACGATTGCAGCAGGCGTTGCCAAAGGTAAGGCGGATGTCATCCTGATTTCCGGTTATGACGGCGGCACGGGTGCTTCCCCGAAAACCAGTGTCCAACACGCCGGTTTGCCGTGGGAATTGGGGCTGGCAGAAACCCACCAAACGTTATTGCTCAATAACCTGCGTAGCCGCGTGCGTCTGGAAACCGACGGCAAGTTGATGACCGGGCGTGACGTAGCGGTGGCAGCATTGCTGGGTGCGGAAGAATACGGCTTTGCGACCCTGCCACTGGTGGCGCTGGGTTGCGTGATGATGCGCGTTTGCCATCAGGACACTTGCCCGGTCGGGATTGCGACCCAGAACCCCGAATTGCGCAAGAAGTACGCTGGCGACCCGCAATACGTGGTCAATTTGCTGATGTTCATCGCCGAAGAATTGCGCGAATACATGGCGAAACTCGGCTTCCGCACCATTGATGAAATGGTCGGGCGCGTCGATAAGCTGCGCCAAGGCACGGCGGAAGGTCACTGGAAAGCCAGCATGGTTGATTTGAGCACCCTGCTGCACACGCCAGAACTGGAAGAATGTGACGGTATCCGTTGTTTGCGTGAACAGGATCACGGCATTGCACAATCCTTGGATGAGCAAAAGCTCCTGAAAGCGTGCCAACCAGCGATTGATCACGGCACGGCGGTGACGGCTGAGTTCGAGATTAAGAACATTGACCGCGTAGCAGGCACGATTACCGGCTCAGAAGTAACGCGCAAATACGGTGCAGCAGGCTTGCCCGAAGACACCATCCGCCTGAAATTCAACGGCTCAGCCGGGCAAAGTTTCGGTGCATTCCTGCCTAAAGGCATGACGCTGGAACTCGAAGGCGATTCCAACGACTACATCGGCAAAGGTTTGTCCGGCGGCAAGATCATCGTTTACCCACGTAAAGATGCGCAATTTGCCGCAGAAGATAATATCCTGATCGGCAACGTGGCATTCTTTGGCGCAAGCGACGGTGAAGCCTATGTACGCGGGGTCGCGGGCGAGCGTTTCTGTGTGCGTAACTCCGGGGTGCGCGTCGTCGTTGAAGGCACGGGCGACCACGGTTGCGAATACATGACTGGCGGGCGCGTGGTAGTGTTGGGCAAGGTCGGGCGTAACTTCGGCGCGGGCATGTCCGGCGGCGTGGCTTATGTGTATGACCCCAGCGGCATTCTGGCAATCAGCGGTAACACTGAAATGGTGGCTTACAGCCCACTGAGTGATGCTAACGAGAAAGCCGAAGTCAAAGCCATGATCGAAAAGCATGTACTGTATACTGGCAGCACACGCGGTAGCCTGATTTTGGCGGACTGGAATAAATATTCAGCCGATTTCGTGCGCGTCATGCCGAACGACTACCAACGGATGCTGGAAACGATTCGTGCCTTTGAGCAGCAAGGGCTTTCCGGTGATGAAGCCTTGATGGCGGCTTTCACCGCAAACAATAGCGACGCTTCGCGTGTCAGTGGCAACTAAGGATTAAAGGTAACAATCATGGGTAAACCTACTGGTTTCATGGAATACCAGCGCGAGCTGCCAGCCGACCGCGCCCCGTTGGAACGGATTAAAGACTGGCGTGAATTCCACCTGCACTTCGAGCGCGAAGCGGAAAACCGCGAACAGGGTGCGCGCTGCATGGAATGCGGCATCCCCTTCTGCCAAACCGGGCAAATGCTGCCGGGTGGTGCGAGCGGTTGTCCGGTTCACAATCTGATTCCTGAATGGAATGACATGATCTTTCGCGGCTTGTGGAAAGAAGCCTACGAACGCCTGCGCATGACCAACAACTTCCCGGAATTTACCGGGCGGGTTTGCCCAGCACCGTGCGAAGGCTCTTGCACCCTCGGCATCAATGAACCACCCGTCACCATCAAATTGAACGAAGTGTCGATCATCGACAAAGCCTTCGAGGAAGGTTGGGTTAAGGCTGAACCGCCAACAGAACGCACTGGCAAAAAGGTTGCAGTAGTCGGTTCCGGCCCAGCAGGGTTGGCGTGTGCTGATCAACTCAACAAAGCCGGTCATGCCGTCACCGTTTACGAACGTGCGGATCGCATTGGCGGCTTGTTG
The window above is part of the Thiothrix winogradskyi genome. Proteins encoded here:
- the dnaG gene encoding DNA primase → MSTAGRIPKEFIDQLLARVDIIDVIGGRVPLKKAGREYTACCPFHNEKTPSFTVSPTKQFYHCFGCGVHGSAITFLMEYEHLEYPEAIEALARTIGVQVPREGAEDAPKRPRKDKNLYTLLEEAAVWFQAQLPQNPDALGYLQRRGLSSDVAKRFGLGFSPPNSSLGRELARYGEDKLVASGMAIRNDAGRVYDRFRERIMFPIRDRRGRVIGFGGRVIGDGSPKYLNSPETEVFHKGAELYGLFEARNDTRKLERLLVVEGYMDVIALAQYGITYAVATLGTATTPEHIRQLLRLVPEVVFCFDGDRAGRDAAWRALDNALPELRDDKEIRFLFLPQGEDPDTQIRQIGKEAFEASLAKALTLSAYLLAVLKERFNLSTKEGKARLLSDGLKLLATMPVILLREQILGELSTLTDTPLEVVRRHLKKNSTGDAPLAYNQARLGDQDVRRTPIRHAIALLLHYPTLVEVAGSSEQILGYDLPGTALLAAIIENIEENPHIHLAGLLERFRQTEHEAIIQRLTNWRPETDDETVIRREFADCLQQIRRQSRQKQLEALLHRGQTQALSEQERSDLAYLLLQDYKSPGA
- the gltB gene encoding glutamate synthase large subunit — encoded protein: MRYTELPPSQGLYDPGFEHDACGMGFVAHLKGVKSHQIVQQALKVLTHMEHRGACGCEENTGDGSGILLQLPHEFLVSECKSLNIKLPAPGHYATGMVFLPQDADARAEVAAIFARIIEEEGQTLLGWRDVPTNPTPIGKTALKAMPFIRMAFIAKSDDIAEGIDFERKLYVIRKRTQNSVDTPDVAGHIYFPSLSSRTLVYKGMLTTEQVGQFYKDLSNPHMKTAIAMIHSRFSTNTFPSWERAHPNRYLIHNGEINTMRGNVNWMNARQGVIKTDVFNTEVGKLFPIVNPNGSDSAMFDNTLEFMYLSGYSLPHAMMMMVPEPWSNHESMSAEKKAFYEYHSCLMEPWDGPAAMGFTDGTLVGATLDRNGLRPSRYYITNDDMIILASEVGVLDDLDQSTIVSKQRLQPGRMLLVDTAQGRIIADEEIKQQMATAKPYQDWLANNLVELADLPEAPHHVLPEHETLVQRQKMFGYTYEDVRKVLVPMALTGIDPLGAMGIDSPIAVLSNQAQPLFNYFKQLFAQVTNPPIDSIREEIVTSSYTTLGSEGDITAPNAASCQQILLKTPILGNEELAKLTHVQREGFQCVTLPITFRAREGEAGLETALEHLFAAADHAIDNGANLIVLSDRLADADNAPIPSLLAVAGLHHHLIRDGKRTRVSLILESGEPREVHHFCTLLGYGAQAINPYLAFESLEDLIREGLLPNLKHDYAVQKYIKAVTKGVIKVMSKIGISTIQSYRGAQIFEALGINKTVIDKYFTATASRIGGIDLTIIAKEALMRHQLAYDHHDAEQRSLKAGNVFQWRNEEEEHQYNPATIYALQKAVRLGDYGLYKQYSRLMHEDAEVKFNLRNLLEFNFAAQPITLSEVEPASTIVKRFKSGAMSFGSISQEAHEALAIAMNRLGGRSNSGEGGEDPARFIPDANGDSRNSAIKQVASGRFGVTSHYLNNAQEIQIKLAQGAKPGEGGQLPGKKVYPWVARVRGTTPGVGLISPPPHHDIYSIEDLAQLIHDLKNANKRARINVKLVSEVGVGTIAAGVAKGKADVILISGYDGGTGASPKTSVQHAGLPWELGLAETHQTLLLNNLRSRVRLETDGKLMTGRDVAVAALLGAEEYGFATLPLVALGCVMMRVCHQDTCPVGIATQNPELRKKYAGDPQYVVNLLMFIAEELREYMAKLGFRTIDEMVGRVDKLRQGTAEGHWKASMVDLSTLLHTPELEECDGIRCLREQDHGIAQSLDEQKLLKACQPAIDHGTAVTAEFEIKNIDRVAGTITGSEVTRKYGAAGLPEDTIRLKFNGSAGQSFGAFLPKGMTLELEGDSNDYIGKGLSGGKIIVYPRKDAQFAAEDNILIGNVAFFGASDGEAYVRGVAGERFCVRNSGVRVVVEGTGDHGCEYMTGGRVVVLGKVGRNFGAGMSGGVAYVYDPSGILAISGNTEMVAYSPLSDANEKAEVKAMIEKHVLYTGSTRGSLILADWNKYSADFVRVMPNDYQRMLETIRAFEQQGLSGDEALMAAFTANNSDASRVSGN